The region CGCGGTGGCGCTGACCTTGCGGTGACCGTCGCGCGACTATTCGGGAGCGCTCAGGCCTGCGGTGCGTGGCACACCGCCTCGAGGTTATGCCCGTCCGGGCCGATCACGAAGGCCGCGTAGTAGTTCGCGTGGTACTTGGGGCGCAGGCCCGGCGGGCCGTTGTCCTTGCCGCCTGCATCCAGCGCAGCGCGGTAGAACGCATCGACTTGCGCGCGCGTGGTGGCGACGAAAGCGATGTGCAGATGCGCCGGCTTCTCGTCCGTCTGGAAGATGCACAGCGAAACGGTGCCCTTGGGATGGCAAAGCTCGATGCCATAGGTGGGCTCGCCTTCCCCGATCAGTACGACGCCGAGCGGCTCGAGCGCCTGGAGGAAGAATGCCTTGCTCGCGGCGAAGTCGCTGGCTCCGAATTTGACGTGGTCGAACATGGAAACTCCAGGAGGCATGCACTCTTGCATTGTGCGACACCCGGCCCATGCGAGTGCGGCAAAGACTTCGAACGGAGCGAGACTCACTGCGCAGCTTGGCTCGCGCGCGATTCCGAATAGATTTCGGACGTCGCGCGCCGGCATACCCCTTCGGCGCGAGTGAATAGCGCCCCCGCGCTTTCCGCGGCCGGCGGCAGCTGGTAGACCAACAGGCACTGGTCGCCTGGATCATCGCCCCAGCGCACGAGGAGCCGGCCGCTGTCGCCTTCCACGCTGGCTTCGATGCGGCTGCCCTGGCCGACCAGGCCCACGGCACGGCCCGATTCATCCGTCACGGTGGCGCTGAAGGGAAGCGCACTCCCGTCTTCGGCGCGCGCGTTGATCAGCACGCTGCGGCCCCGGCGTCCCTTGAAGTCGATGAGCACGACGGAGCCCGAGCGCGGCACGGCCAGTTCGGTCGTCGTGTCCAGTTGCGCGTCGGGAGATGCGTGCTGCATGTCGAGTTCGACGGTGTTCAGGTTGTACGGGCTGAGGTAGGGGATGACCGCGTAGCCGTCGGCGTTCACGGTCGACAAGGGCGAGCCGACCACCGATGCGCCGGCCGCGACGGGTGCGTGCACCAGCCCGACGGCGTCCCCCAGCGTGTTCGAGAAGGTGACGCCGCCTCCATGGAGCACGGCGCCGCCGTCGACATTGAGCGACCTCTGCGTGGAGCCCGGGGTGCGGCTCGCGCTGCCGCTCATCGTGACGAGGGCGCCCCGGTAGATGCCCCCGATGGAAGTGGAGTTGCCGGCGGAATTGCGGGACTCGTTCAAATTGAAGCCGTAC is a window of Caenimonas aquaedulcis DNA encoding:
- a CDS encoding VOC family protein yields the protein MFDHVKFGASDFAASKAFFLQALEPLGVVLIGEGEPTYGIELCHPKGTVSLCIFQTDEKPAHLHIAFVATTRAQVDAFYRAALDAGGKDNGPPGLRPKYHANYYAAFVIGPDGHNLEAVCHAPQA